One window from the genome of Dyadobacter sp. CECT 9275 encodes:
- a CDS encoding BspA family leucine-rich repeat surface protein, with the protein MKKNYLLFLFSLCTSFYAVFAKSKLVKPTGTTEFITTWDLTKTGSGTNDQITFGVALASSGGSVSYSWETVPAGSSGSGTITALSTTVTITGLPVNSTIRLSIDPQNFRAIKIDQGTDRLRLINISQWGTTNWNTMSSAFYGCSNLTITATDIPNLGNVNKSNNMFRGCTVLNGPSNIGQWNTGAITDMASMFRDAAAFNQNIGTWNTAAVTSMEFMFRGATVFNQDIGGWTVSAVTTMNDMLRDADAFSQDLGDWDLKTGVILTGMFNSSGMACPEYSATLIGWADNVNTPSSLTLGALDVQYGTNATDARNTLTTTKSWTITDGGSSGVTCSILPVTLVSFNARQSGKSAILKWQTTSEVGASHFEVERSENALSFEKIGRVDAVGNSTALNTYTLADELTGVRAPSVYYRLRSVDADGTFEVSRVIVLKRSETEWNLAVYPNPVGKGVYVTVEADASLGQVAVYDMLGRKMALSVTRKESGKAEINMAGTSSGMYLVSVTTERGTVKKMLVRD; encoded by the coding sequence ACTGGTAAAACCTACGGGAACCACGGAGTTTATTACTACCTGGGATTTGACCAAAACAGGTAGTGGAACCAATGATCAAATCACTTTTGGAGTTGCGCTGGCCAGCAGTGGCGGCTCCGTAAGTTATTCCTGGGAAACCGTTCCAGCTGGCAGCAGCGGCTCTGGTACCATTACAGCTCTTAGCACCACAGTAACCATTACAGGTTTACCCGTAAATTCGACTATACGTCTGAGTATTGATCCTCAGAATTTCCGGGCAATTAAAATAGACCAGGGGACAGACAGGTTACGTCTGATCAATATTAGCCAATGGGGGACAACAAACTGGAATACAATGTCATCTGCTTTTTATGGCTGTAGCAATCTTACCATTACCGCAACAGACATTCCTAACTTAGGTAACGTGAATAAAAGTAATAATATGTTCAGAGGGTGTACTGTATTGAATGGTCCATCAAACATCGGTCAATGGAATACTGGAGCTATAACGGACATGGCCTCTATGTTTCGTGATGCGGCCGCTTTTAATCAGAATATAGGGACTTGGAATACGGCGGCAGTTACCTCCATGGAATTTATGTTCAGAGGAGCAACCGTATTTAATCAGGACATTGGCGGCTGGACTGTTTCTGCGGTAACCACCATGAATGACATGTTAAGGGATGCCGATGCATTTAGCCAGGATCTGGGCGACTGGGATTTGAAGACAGGGGTTATTCTGACCGGCATGTTTAACAGTTCCGGAATGGCCTGTCCCGAGTATTCTGCCACGCTTATCGGATGGGCAGACAACGTTAATACTCCATCCAGTCTTACCTTAGGAGCATTGGACGTACAGTACGGGACAAACGCTACGGACGCACGCAATACCCTTACTACCACCAAAAGCTGGACCATAACGGATGGTGGAAGCAGTGGTGTTACATGTTCTATCCTGCCCGTCACGCTTGTCAGTTTCAATGCCCGCCAGTCGGGGAAAAGTGCGATACTGAAATGGCAGACTACCAGCGAGGTGGGTGCATCCCATTTTGAAGTGGAGAGAAGTGAAAATGCACTTAGTTTTGAAAAAATCGGCCGTGTGGATGCCGTCGGAAACAGTACCGCGCTAAATACCTACACTCTTGCAGATGAACTTACTGGTGTGAGGGCACCGTCGGTATACTATCGTCTTCGCTCGGTGGATGCAGACGGTACTTTTGAAGTAAGCCGGGTGATTGTGCTAAAACGCAGTGAAACGGAATGGAACCTCGCGGTGTACCCCAATCCTGTTGGAAAGGGAGTGTACGTGACTGTTGAAGCAGATGCTTCTCTCGGCCAGGTGGCAGTATATGACATGCTCGGCAGAAAGATGGCGCTATCTGTGACCAGAAAGGAAAGTGGTAAAGCAGAAATAAACATGGCGGGCACGTCGTCCGGGATGTACCTGGTTTCGGTGACTACGGAAAGGGGGACGGTAAAAAAAATGCTGGTCAGGGATTAA